Genomic segment of Malania oleifera isolate guangnan ecotype guangnan chromosome 7, ASM2987363v1, whole genome shotgun sequence:
ataatgaaaattgtGTAGGAAATGAGTCTCCCGTGTAAAAGCGTATATTATTTTGTTGAACatataataaaaaagaaatagacATCGTAAAATTTAAGAACAATTATTCTTTATTATTGATCATAAAAATTTTTGTATGTTTGTTTTGTAGTGACCATTTGTTTTTTGGTGTAAGCTATTAAAAATCCTTTTATTCTAACCTATTCCTTAAAAATATATGTTTCATAATCCAGAAGCAGCATTACTGTCCTCCAGGATACTAAGAAGATCATTCTTAGTATGACAGGCATGAAGAAAACAGGATGGATCATACCTATTGCTTCTGCAGAATTCTTCTATCAGCTTGAGAAGggaaataaataattgaaatctTTCAACCTATCTTTGGGAGAAAACCTGAATATGGATgtgaattttgtccaaatccccacttaaatccaaatccaaactcGACATAAAATACACCCACCCACCACCTTCATTCCGTGGCATTCCTAAATCTTGCCCTCCCCACGCTTATAAATCCTGACTGCCTCTAGCACACAAGTGAGATTTCCAGGACCTTAAATGACGTGCATAAGGTGTTTACACAAGTGGTATACGATGCCAAGTACACATGTCACATGGTGGTATCTTGTGATTGGTTGAGGCTTTGTTAGTTCCAGCAACACCATCCAATCATGGGTTGCCATATGTGGATGGGGTGCCATATCACCCATGTGACTCGGTGGACTGCCCTATACAATGAATATAGAAAAACGTTTAGCAAGGCAAGCCCATGTTTAAAGAAAAATGCTTCGCGACACAGGCATCTCGGACTATTGCACCCACTAGTGTCCTGCCACGTTAGCTCACGCCATCACAGGCCCACGGCATATACCACTGGTTAGTTACTCCATCTGGAACAACTAACCAAACATAGTGCAGAGATGCGCACACAAAGGATCAGTGAACTGAAACTAAAACAGAAAGCAGCCAGTAAAAATGCTGGAAAGCAGGAACCTACAAATTTGAACTTCATCAAGTTggcatttgaattttcaaataaaaataatacattaTATAACTCAAAGTAGCTAATTTTTCGTCTGTGGCCGCAGTTTACATCAATCCACTCAGCACTTCTCttcaatttttcccaaaataactTTTTTCCATGATATAGCATTGCAATGGTTTTGTTAAAAACCAAAAGTTCTCTCAGAAATTAGAAGTCCCTATTGAAAACAAAACACGTAGCTTTGCAAGGGAAACAAAAAGAGGAACCAAAAACAGTGGCAAAACCTTTGGAAAGACATGACCAGTAATTGTTGACTCTTGAGTTTCATGCAATCTTGTGGAGCCCAATGTTCAAATCAGATGAGATGGAAATGAGAAGTGGGAAAGAGTGGTGCCATACTGCTTTAAAGACTCGTTTTTGATGAGCTTTAATTGACTGAGCAGGTCTACGAGCATTGTACCTGATATCAAATACGTGAATCACAGGGTCTGCTGAGCCGGATGTGAGATACAAACCATCAGGAGACCATGCCTGATTTATCAGAGCTGACTGTGACTCGCTGCTTTCTTGTTTCCATCCAAATACATGGAGTTCTGTCTGCCTCAACCTGATATCAAACAGCCGGAGCTGCTTTTCCGGGGTCCTGCATGTGTAATATTTTCTCAATTAGCCAAAAGTTCATTTCAGGAGCACCAAGGGAGTGCCAGCTCAAATACCAGAAAAGTGAAGATTGGATAAATTATAAGTAGTTTGAAATATCTACGAAGTACAACACATACAACATGCTTTCTCTAGAAAACACAGAGCAAGGCATTGCTTGTAAAAGACAGGTCTACAAATGGAAATCATTTCACATGAACCCGAGGGAATCAACATCTTTAGAATCAACTCATTCTGCTAACTTGAACAAAGTTCAGGAGAGTTTGTAGCTTAAGGATTAATACTAACAGATCAACATGAAATATAGAGCATCTAAAAAATCCAAATTGAAGTGTGACGATCAACTCATTCTGCTAACTTGAACAAAGTTCAGGAGAGTTTGTAGCTTAAGGATTAATACTAACAGATCAACATGAAATATAGAGCATCTAAAAAATCCAAATTGAAGTGTGACGATCAACTCATTCTGCTAACTTGAACAAAGTTCAGGAGAGTTTGTAGCTTAAGGATTAATACTAACAGATCAACATGAAATATAGAGCATCTAAAAAATCCAAATTGAAGTGTGACACCCACACTAGAAGAGCAAAAGAGAAGATATAGTTCATAAAAAAATGATTATTCTGGGTGCATTGAAGCACATAGCATCAACATAGAAAATGTGTGATGACAAGAACATTCTAGTCACAAAATTTCTTACCCTGTTTGAACCATGAATAAGTTGAAGTCACAAGGATTAGGCAGAACGCTCATGCATTTGTTCTCTATTTGATGCTTGAAAACTGCTCTTCCTGCAAGCAAATCAAACCCAACAATTCTCTTGTCTGTGCCTGCAGACAACACAATTTGCTTTTGCTGCATCCCTGCAACTCCCATGACAGAAGAAGAATGCAAATTCCTGTGCAATGCCTTTGGTTTCCATAAGTTCCCCCCATCTTTCTCATTCCAATATACAACAGCATGATCACTGCCACCAGTAACAAAACATGGATCTTCCCAGGGCATGAAAATTATGCTGTTGATGATGCCCTTAACATGTGGCTTGTCCTCCAAAAAGGTTACGCGCTCTCTCTGCTTACAAACATAATACCATGGTCAATCCTATTTCAAAGCCCAAAAATTATGCATTACTGCATGGTTTATTTGTGGATGCTATTGAGATACGTTGGTTATAGCCCAGGGTAGTTTTCATGGTTGGCTCTTTCCATAATTGCGTCATTGTTTATTATATCAATGACTTCGATAATAAGGAATGCATTTTAATATTATCTTTGGATCCACAAAACAAAATGATTAAAACTCCATAAAAGCTTTAAAATGCAAGTATTGAAGAGTTGGCGTTGCATGGTTGACTCAAACAATGCGTTTCATCGGGGGAATAAATCCAGGGTCGGCCTCAGCCTTGTACATGCTAATGCCTACATAAACTCTTATTTTTAACTTAGATACACATGCTTCCACATTCACGCATGCTAACTTGTGGTGTATCAATTATAAATATTGTTCTTACCTCTctagttttatttaaatttagaaCTGAAATCTGAGACTCCCCAGCATCAGCAGTATACACAGAAAATAGGCTGTTTCCTTGTGGATGCCATGCAATATCTTCTGGCCACCTCCTATGCTTTTGGGATAGGCAATCAGTGCTACTAAGTAAAGAGGCACCTGATCTGCAGCTCAAAAAGCAAAAGCACAAACTGACCAGGTGAGCTGCTGTAACCACAAAGCTAGAAACATCCTGTTGAAATCGCAGTAGAACAATCCAATAGGTAGGTCAACAGAATTATGTAATAATTACTCTATTGAGTACATACTGCTTGGCAACTATGAACTCAATTATGACACAGGGTTACTTCATTATCTATGTTAACAGTCACCACAACAGGGAAACAATAAATAGGTTGGgaccaaaatttgaaaaaataccCTTTAGACTGTATTTGCCACAAGTTGACGACCCCGTCCAAGGCACTGCGACACATTTCCATAACCAGCAAGAGTAAGATTTTAAGAGAgctaaatgaaataaataaaatataatatctCCTGTAAATAAAACATGAGAGAAGCATGGCACCGAAGTACAAGGAAGAAACTGGAAGATAGATACATGGCTCAACATCACAATTTTGAGTCTCCTTAAATCATACCAGCACTTTTTGACTTGTTCCTATATAACATTATGATCATCGTAATCTAAAATTTAACTAAAGAAATaaacaaaactaaaaacaaacaatgaatatatgcattgcTTAAGCTAGTCACAATAGCTTCGAAGAAgtaaaaccaaaccaaaaagcCATGAGCATAATTTATTTTACAAGTAAAGAATACGACATTGGATATAAGTTCAAATATAATGTCATAAATATAACAAGAAATTGAGTACTCAGATGGGAAAGTGAGCGGCAGGAAGGATTAGAGTTCATGCTTTTTTTTTGTAACCAGTGGCATCCATGCCCCTCTCTGGACCTGACTAATCCACAGCGCATAGGGGCTTCTTTTGGTTCCCACCCTCCCTCCACGTTAAGTAGGTACTAGATTTGAACCTATGACCAACAACAAATAATATCCATAACTCTGCTAGGGGAGTGATTTATTGTGCGTGTGCATTGGGTAGCTGAGAGGTGGTTGAGGTTGTTTGAGTACGGGTTTCAGCTTTCAAATAAAGGGTACTAAATTATATGCATCAATAAAAAGTAAAATGCAGTTCCCAATTGTGATAGAAAAGAGAAGCATGTTAACCACAATGATCTAGTATCACAAAGATTATCCACTCATGAGTACATTAAAGGTACTTCAATTCCAGTTGAAAGTACTACAAGAACAAATGTAGACGAACATGGGTTAAAGTAATGAGAAACCATGATATATGATCCATTTtctcaataaataaatataattaattaaaaaacagCCAAATGTGTAGAAAAATGAGATGACATGAGCATGAGTTTATATATAGTTACAAGTAACAGTTAAggtatttatttttcctaataaaaTTTTAAGTAAATTGGAATAAAATTAATACATCAACCACCACACCATAAGAGTCACGAGTTGGGGTCAGCTATGGATTCTTTTCCGCAATTCTACACAATTTAGAACAATATCTCTTCTGACTTCAAATTATCCTATAGCTTTACTTCCCCCTCCCTCTTGTTGCCTCTTAACAACATTTAAATCACCCCTACTCACAAGAACCTTATTTAGTCTACATTGCAAGTGCGTGAACTATCTTAGTCACCTTTCTCTTATCTTGTATGGTGTTGTGTGTTGCTTACCAGTGGTGTGTTCATTCTTTACTCTTAAAGTTACACCAACCATCCACCTTAGCATTAgcattctatttataatatatgtaagtacaatgggAATGACCACAATACCCTTACTAATTCATACTTATCACTAACAAAACACATAATGATAATGTTAAAAGACTAAATGAccatcaacactccccctcaagctagagcatatatatcatatgcttgtagcttgttacaaatgaatttcacacgagcacctcccgaggctttagtgaacaaatcagcaagctgaaactcaAGACTTCACATGAATGGtcgtaatgagcttctgcacaagtttctctcgaataaagcagcaatcaacttcaatgtgctttgtatGCTCATCGAAGacaaggttggaggcaatatgaatagaaGCTCAATTATCACACATGAACtccataggttgagaatgtggaaaacctagttctttcaacatgttcttcaaccaaacaagttcacatgcaaTGTGCGCCATAGCCCTATACTTTGACTTAGCACCCAACCTGGCTACCACAATttgcttcttacttttccaagacacctaattaccaccgacaaagatacaatacccaaTCGTGGATCTTCGACTAGAAGGTGATCTGGCCCAATCTACATCTATATATATccttgaatataagtgtgaccccgATCCTGATATAAGAGAACTTTTCCCAGTGCACCTTTGAGACATCTAAAAAtgcaaattactgcatcccaGACTTGTTCTCGGGGAATCGAGAAACTGATTCACAACATTTGTTGCAAAGGATATATTTGGtcaagtgactgtgagataattcaactttccaacaagtctttgaTATCGACCTAGGTTAGGAAACAAATCCCCCATATCTAGcattaacttactattgggatccatgggtgtatcaacaagtCCAGATcccaacagatcaagaacatacttctttGTGACAAGACAATTCTCGTACAAGATCTTGATACTTccatacccaagaagtactttaATGGTCCCCAGTCTTTGGTCTGAAACTAACTTTGTAGAAAAAGCTTTAGGTCCTGGATGCCACAATCATCGTCGccagtgatcacaatgtcatcaacatatacaatAAGCAAAATACTGCCCAATGGAGTATGACGTTAAAATACagagtgatctactgcacaccaatgaaggccaaactcaagtactaaaGCACTAAAAcggccaaaccatgctcttggagattgttttaatccatacaatgatttcttgaGCCCAAATAATAAAAGTCTAAACCCCTGAGCAACAAAGCCAGGGGCATGCTACAATGACAAGTAGTGGCTAAACAAGGCAGGTCTTTAGACGAGCCATAGAACCATTAGGATTGACTTTCGCATCGTAcacccaacgacaaccaaccacaaatttatcaggaggaagaggtacgaaatcccaagtatcattatcatgtagtgcagcatctcttcaaccattgtcgtcctccacccagaatgggatAGAGCTTCAAAATTAGATCTTGGAAGAGCAACAAAAGACAGAAtactaacaaaatagtaataagagggtgacaataaatcataacaaacaaaattagagattgaaaattgggtacaagtgcgtttaccttttcAAACAACTATTGGAGGGTCAACATCATGAGAAATAAAATCATCgacgagggaactagaggcacagTAGTAGAAGTTGGAGGAGGCACTTCCCCCTTGAGTCACCGTGTGTATATatgcaaattgggatgattcaagcgacaagaaggactcaaactggatgaagatgtaggagaaTTGGGCATAGATAATAGGTTTGGATCTAGAAGGCAAGGCAAGGAAagagactcatcaaggtcaatagAACTCTAAGGAATTATAGTATGGTGTAGattcaaaaaaggtgacatcaacaggggcaaagaatcgatgtaaagtaggactataacatcgatatcccttttgagtataggaatagcccagaaaaatacatttgatagcagaAGGATCCAATCCATTCCCGGAGATAACTAACGGACAAACGACACACAACTaaatatacaaggaggaagggagaacaaataAGCCTTAGGAAAGAAAACTGAATATGGCATGTTACCATCAAGGGCAaaggatgacattttattgatgagggagcaagctgtgagcacaacatcactccaaatgATTTTgaggacattcatttgatacaataaggtatgagtgacttcaagaatatgtctatttttcgcTCTACaaatccattttgttgtggagtgtgggcaccagaggattgatggatcataccatacttagtcatataagtactgaatttggtactgaagtactccttagcatcaTCACTACGAAGTATCCTGACTagaatatcaaattgagtctttatttgggaacAAAAAGCataaaagatatcaaacaactcagaactatctttcattaaatataatcaagtcatcctagaatagtcatcaacaaatgtaacaaaataccaaaacc
This window contains:
- the LOC131159420 gene encoding uncharacterized protein LOC131159420 isoform X1; the protein is MSAPSPVLKKPKLEESLLLVDDSTDINGGGSGGGGGGGDDLSSNREEQEEALVALVEHRTNEVEHLRRRVAYYHSELDKAERRLRDSESKLARIRCQDNVAPSKNLLGNGVKSFIAESRSNSPINQGSSRNQIQSRPELLIPAANPKISQPIKLVEPGMRASIGSSAQASSSVPTLSTNVGKLKGDNSLRASFEKEAVEIQDKRTKRKFEQKEHKELIPLTRSCASPILIHCYASSHISSQHKRKLRSLALCPVNDQLFVTSALDGVVNLWQIQSKGSGASLLSSTDCLSQKHRRWPEDIAWHPQGNSLFSVYTADAGESQISVLNLNKTRERERVTFLEDKPHVKGIINSIIFMPWEDPCFVTGGSDHAVVYWNEKDGGNLWKPKALHRNLHSSSVMGVAGMQQKQIVLSAGTDKRIVGFDLLAGRAVFKHQIENKCMSVLPNPCDFNLFMVQTGTPEKQLRLFDIRLRQTELHVFGWKQESSESQSALINQAWSPDGLYLTSGSADPVIHVFDIRYNARRPAQSIKAHQKRVFKAVWHHSFPLLISISSDLNIGLHKIA
- the LOC131159420 gene encoding uncharacterized protein LOC131159420 isoform X2; translation: MSAPSPVLKKPKLEESLLLVDDSTDINGGGSGGGGGGGDDLSSNREEQEEALVALVEHRTNEVEHLRRRVAYYHSELDKAERRLRDSESKLARIRCQDNVAPSKNLLGNGVKSFIAESRSNSPINQGSSRNQIQSRPELLIPAANPKISQPIKLVEPGMRASIGSSAQASSSVPTLSTNVGKLKGDNSLRASFEKEAVEIQDKRTKRKFEQKEHKELIPLTRSCASPILIHCYASSHISSQHKRKLRSLALCPVNDQLFVTRSGASLLSSTDCLSQKHRRWPEDIAWHPQGNSLFSVYTADAGESQISVLNLNKTRERERVTFLEDKPHVKGIINSIIFMPWEDPCFVTGGSDHAVVYWNEKDGGNLWKPKALHRNLHSSSVMGVAGMQQKQIVLSAGTDKRIVGFDLLAGRAVFKHQIENKCMSVLPNPCDFNLFMVQTGTPEKQLRLFDIRLRQTELHVFGWKQESSESQSALINQAWSPDGLYLTSGSADPVIHVFDIRYNARRPAQSIKAHQKRVFKAVWHHSFPLLISISSDLNIGLHKIA